One segment of Arthrobacter sp. MMS18-M83 DNA contains the following:
- a CDS encoding UDP-N-acetylmuramoyl-L-alanyl-D-glutamate--2,6-diaminopimelate ligase, with the protein MSEQNDAVSIPTGNPSATDKPGFRPAVVTAVPLEAIAASLGIALPPDSGGTSVTGVSLNSRTVEPGDLYLALPGATRHGADFVPQAVAAGAVAVLSDEDGARQLALSDDLAVPVLIVRSPRAAVGPLAALIYGSQPHDAASPTLFGVTGTNGKTTTTYFINSLLRALGLNPGLIGTIEILAGGEAIPSLLTTPESTDVHALLALMRERGLDAASMEVSSHALSFHRVDSVTFDVAGFTNLTQDHLDLHGNMDEYFRTKAELFTTARARRGVVTVDDQWGMLLAEEAGIPVTTLSAVPGTDADWSVVSTTQRGLGTDFELRHRDGTVLRVHTGLPGDFNVANAALATVMVLASGIDPRALQAALDSDDPFTVSVPGRMQLISDAPASVVDFAHNPDALARALKAVRSPEPGSRVIVVFGATGQRDQGKRPTMGAIAARLADVVIVSDDDPHDEDAATIRSEVIAGARAARESEHLDCEILEAYPRDVAIRQAVEMATERDTILIAGRGHEVWQEVKGVNLALDDRVELRAALTARGFRVSTDERIES; encoded by the coding sequence TTGTCAGAGCAGAATGACGCCGTTTCGATCCCTACAGGGAACCCGTCGGCTACGGACAAACCCGGCTTCCGTCCCGCCGTCGTGACCGCGGTCCCTCTTGAGGCCATCGCCGCGTCCCTGGGAATCGCGCTTCCTCCGGACTCCGGCGGTACGTCGGTGACTGGTGTGTCCCTCAACTCGCGCACCGTGGAACCTGGAGACCTGTACTTGGCCCTGCCCGGAGCCACACGCCACGGAGCCGACTTTGTCCCCCAAGCTGTGGCCGCCGGCGCCGTAGCCGTCTTGAGTGATGAGGACGGCGCACGCCAACTGGCGCTCAGCGACGACCTCGCTGTTCCAGTGCTGATCGTCAGGAGTCCCCGCGCCGCCGTCGGGCCTCTCGCTGCCTTGATTTATGGCAGCCAACCCCACGACGCGGCTTCGCCGACACTTTTCGGCGTCACGGGTACAAACGGCAAGACCACCACCACCTACTTCATCAATTCGCTTCTCCGCGCGCTGGGCTTGAATCCTGGCCTGATTGGGACGATCGAAATCCTTGCGGGAGGCGAAGCCATCCCGAGCCTTCTGACAACGCCGGAGTCGACCGACGTCCATGCCTTGCTCGCCCTCATGCGTGAGCGCGGGCTGGATGCGGCTTCCATGGAGGTCTCCTCCCACGCCCTGTCCTTCCACCGGGTCGACTCGGTGACGTTCGACGTCGCCGGCTTCACTAACCTGACCCAGGACCACCTGGACCTTCACGGCAACATGGATGAGTACTTCCGGACGAAAGCGGAACTCTTCACCACCGCCCGCGCACGCCGGGGCGTGGTGACCGTGGACGATCAGTGGGGGATGTTGCTGGCCGAAGAGGCCGGAATTCCCGTGACCACGTTGTCCGCCGTACCCGGCACGGATGCTGACTGGTCTGTGGTCTCCACCACGCAACGCGGGCTTGGAACCGACTTCGAGCTCCGCCACCGTGACGGAACAGTGCTGCGCGTCCACACAGGACTGCCCGGGGACTTCAATGTCGCCAACGCGGCCCTGGCGACCGTCATGGTGCTGGCTTCCGGCATCGATCCGCGGGCATTGCAGGCGGCGCTGGACAGTGACGATCCCTTCACCGTTTCCGTACCGGGCCGGATGCAGTTGATCTCGGACGCCCCGGCTTCCGTGGTTGATTTCGCCCACAACCCGGACGCGCTGGCGAGGGCCTTGAAGGCGGTACGCTCCCCGGAGCCCGGATCCCGGGTAATCGTCGTTTTCGGTGCCACAGGCCAACGGGACCAGGGCAAGCGGCCGACCATGGGAGCCATAGCGGCCCGGCTCGCCGACGTCGTCATTGTCAGCGACGACGACCCCCACGACGAAGACGCGGCGACCATCCGTTCGGAAGTCATCGCCGGGGCCCGCGCTGCCCGCGAGTCGGAGCATCTTGACTGCGAGATCCTGGAAGCGTATCCACGGGATGTTGCCATTCGCCAGGCCGTGGAAATGGCCACAGAAAGGGACACCATCCTGATCGCCGGCCGCGGCCATGAAGTCTGGCAAGAAGTGAAGGGTGTCAACCTTGCACTCGATGACCGGGTAGAACTGCGGGCTGCCTTGACAGCCAGGGGATTCAGAGTTTCCACGGACGAGCGGATAGAGTCCTAG
- a CDS encoding UDP-N-acetylmuramoyl-tripeptide--D-alanyl-D-alanine ligase → MIALTAAEIADITNGRLAADPGIVPVSIVTDSREVAAGSMYVAKPGENADGHAFVGAAFECGAVLALTERDVSDDDGRTYPAVVVDDAVLAMGALAAESVRRIRAARAAQGEPFTVIGITGSAGKTTTKDLLAGILSRAGTTVAPQGSYNGEVGVPLTVFRADAGTRFLVIEMGATGVGHIKYLAEMVQPDIGVVLGVGTAHSGEFGGVENIAKAKGELVEALGQDGTAIINLDDDRVAAMVSRTQAKVLGTTATGASGSAVEARGADIDEGGHPEFDLILPDGGASHTVHSKLIGAHHITNLLAASAAAFAAGVPAADIAASLSEQSPASRWRMERTERADGITIINDAYNANPESMRAALRTLADLGQGRRTWAVLGAMLELGEDSIREHAAVGTQVVRLNISRLVVVGREARSLYISAIQEGSWGNECSFAETADEAYELLQAELEPGDLVLFKSSNGVGLRHLGDRIALPPQAGTSANTAAVTAANEGNELL, encoded by the coding sequence ATGATTGCACTTACTGCGGCGGAAATCGCCGATATCACCAACGGCCGATTGGCAGCGGACCCCGGCATTGTTCCGGTGTCCATCGTCACCGACTCCCGCGAGGTGGCTGCCGGATCGATGTACGTGGCCAAGCCGGGGGAGAACGCGGACGGTCATGCTTTTGTGGGAGCGGCGTTTGAGTGCGGTGCCGTTCTGGCGCTGACTGAGCGCGACGTTTCCGACGACGACGGCCGGACATACCCCGCCGTCGTCGTCGATGACGCCGTGCTCGCCATGGGTGCGCTGGCCGCCGAGTCCGTTCGCCGCATCCGTGCGGCCCGCGCGGCACAAGGGGAGCCTTTTACCGTCATTGGCATCACGGGCTCGGCAGGCAAGACCACTACCAAGGACCTGCTGGCGGGGATTCTGTCCCGGGCCGGGACCACAGTTGCCCCGCAAGGTTCGTACAACGGTGAAGTCGGTGTACCCCTCACCGTATTCCGGGCCGATGCCGGCACCCGCTTTCTCGTGATCGAAATGGGCGCCACCGGCGTTGGCCACATCAAGTACCTCGCCGAGATGGTCCAACCGGACATTGGGGTCGTTCTTGGCGTCGGCACCGCCCACTCTGGCGAGTTCGGTGGCGTGGAGAACATCGCCAAGGCCAAGGGCGAACTCGTCGAAGCGCTGGGGCAGGACGGAACGGCGATCATCAACCTCGACGACGACCGGGTCGCGGCGATGGTTTCACGCACCCAGGCCAAGGTGCTCGGAACCACGGCTACCGGCGCTTCCGGGTCGGCTGTTGAAGCCAGGGGCGCCGATATCGACGAGGGCGGCCACCCGGAATTCGATCTGATCCTGCCCGACGGCGGGGCCTCCCATACGGTCCACAGTAAGCTGATCGGTGCGCACCACATCACCAACCTGCTTGCCGCCTCGGCCGCGGCGTTTGCGGCAGGCGTCCCCGCGGCCGACATCGCCGCCTCGCTGAGCGAGCAGTCGCCGGCCAGCCGATGGCGGATGGAACGCACCGAGCGGGCAGACGGTATCACCATCATCAACGACGCATACAACGCGAATCCTGAATCCATGCGTGCCGCCCTCCGCACTCTTGCCGATCTAGGCCAAGGTCGTCGCACCTGGGCGGTCCTTGGCGCGATGCTGGAACTTGGCGAAGACTCCATCCGCGAACACGCGGCGGTGGGGACCCAAGTGGTTCGCTTGAACATTTCCCGTCTGGTGGTGGTTGGCCGGGAAGCCCGGTCGCTGTACATTTCCGCGATCCAGGAAGGGTCCTGGGGCAACGAGTGCAGTTTCGCTGAGACGGCTGACGAGGCCTATGAACTCCTGCAGGCTGAGCTTGAGCCAGGTGATCTGGTGCTGTTCAAGTCCTCGAACGGGGTGGGCCTCCGGCATTTGGGGGATCGGATAGCATTACCCCCACAGGCCGGGACGAGTGCGAACACCGCGGCTGTAACCGCCGCCAATGAAGGGAACGAGCTCCTGTGA
- the mraY gene encoding phospho-N-acetylmuramoyl-pentapeptide-transferase translates to MIALLIGAGVALLVALIGTPLFIRFLVTKGYGQFIRDDGPTSHHTKRGTPTMGGAVVVAAVLISYGLTHMIMWMMNPRSPGPSASGLLLLFLMVGMGFVGFLDDFIKISKQRSLGLNAKAKLILQAFVGIVFAVLVLNFPDADGITPASTHISLVRDIPWLNLAFGGTVLGAILFVIWSNLIVTAATNGVNLTDGLDGLAAGASIMVFGAYTLMGIWQNNQACGSPREAGSGCYSVRDPLDLALLAAICSAALVGFLWWNTSPAKIFMGDTGSLAIGGAVAGFAILSRTELLLGIIGGLFVLITLSVIIQVGYFKVTKGKRVFKMAPLQHHFELKGWAEITVVVRFWILCGLFVAAGLGIFYAEWVVLL, encoded by the coding sequence GTGATTGCACTGTTGATCGGCGCCGGCGTCGCCCTCCTCGTGGCTTTGATCGGGACACCGCTCTTCATCCGGTTCCTTGTGACCAAGGGCTATGGCCAGTTCATCCGGGACGACGGACCCACTTCCCACCACACCAAGCGTGGTACTCCCACCATGGGCGGGGCCGTGGTGGTTGCGGCCGTGCTCATCAGCTACGGGTTAACCCATATGATCATGTGGATGATGAATCCGCGTTCACCGGGCCCGTCCGCTTCGGGCCTGCTTTTGTTGTTCCTGATGGTTGGCATGGGATTCGTTGGTTTCCTCGACGATTTCATCAAGATTTCCAAGCAACGCAGCCTCGGGCTCAACGCCAAAGCCAAGCTGATCCTTCAAGCTTTCGTTGGCATTGTCTTCGCCGTGCTGGTCCTGAACTTCCCCGACGCGGACGGCATCACTCCGGCATCCACGCATATATCCCTCGTCCGCGACATTCCCTGGCTGAACCTGGCCTTCGGGGGCACGGTCCTCGGCGCCATCCTGTTCGTCATCTGGTCGAACCTGATCGTCACTGCGGCGACCAACGGCGTCAACCTGACGGATGGCCTGGACGGCTTGGCCGCGGGCGCCTCCATCATGGTCTTCGGGGCGTACACCCTCATGGGAATCTGGCAGAACAACCAGGCCTGCGGTTCGCCACGTGAGGCCGGCAGCGGCTGCTATTCGGTCCGCGACCCGCTCGATCTTGCCCTCTTGGCGGCCATTTGCAGTGCTGCGCTGGTGGGCTTCCTCTGGTGGAACACATCCCCGGCGAAGATCTTCATGGGGGACACCGGTTCGCTGGCAATCGGCGGCGCGGTCGCCGGCTTTGCGATCCTCTCCCGCACTGAGCTTTTGTTGGGCATCATCGGCGGCCTGTTCGTCCTCATCACGCTGTCGGTCATCATCCAGGTGGGCTACTTCAAGGTCACCAAGGGCAAGAGGGTCTTCAAGATGGCCCCCCTGCAACATCATTTCGAACTCAAGGGCTGGGCCGAGATCACGGTGGTTGTCCGATTCTGGATTCTCTGTGGCCTGTTCGTGGCCGCAGGCCTTGGTATTTTCTATGCTGAATGGGTGGTGCTGCTGTGA
- the murC gene encoding UDP-N-acetylmuramate--L-alanine ligase, with product MTQPLADLDSLGRVHFIGIGGVGMSAVARIMVARGVVVSGSDAKDLPVMADLQAAGARIAVGYAAGNLGEAQTVVAGSAIKADNPELEAARAAGIPVLHRSEALAATMGSDRVVTVAGTHGKSTTTSMVAVVLREAGLDPSFAIGANVPALGVNAAHGTSDIFVAEADESDGSFLNYRPLIAVVTNVEADHLDYYGTPEAVYASFDSFVALLPTSGVLFACADDDGACALAERTRAADNTRVLSYGTAADADIRLHDGGPGDVWVSADGQRHRLDLQVPGRHNALNAAAAFGVAVELGVAPEAAAAALGHFTGASRRFEFKGQGRGVRVYDDYAHHPTEVRAALSAARSVAGGNKVHVLFQPHLFSRTREFAEQFAEALGEADTALVLDIYPAREDPIPGVTSTLITERMKSGRLVADGQEALDAVLSAASDGDIILTVGAGDVTAYGPRIVELLDG from the coding sequence ATGACCCAGCCCCTCGCAGACCTCGATTCCCTTGGCCGGGTCCATTTCATCGGTATCGGCGGCGTAGGCATGTCCGCCGTCGCCCGCATCATGGTGGCCCGGGGCGTTGTGGTGAGTGGTTCGGACGCCAAGGACCTGCCCGTCATGGCTGACCTCCAGGCCGCGGGCGCCCGGATCGCCGTCGGATACGCCGCAGGAAATCTCGGTGAGGCGCAAACTGTTGTTGCAGGTTCGGCCATCAAGGCTGACAACCCGGAGCTCGAGGCCGCCCGCGCGGCCGGGATCCCGGTGCTGCACCGCTCCGAGGCCCTCGCGGCGACGATGGGCTCCGATCGTGTCGTGACCGTGGCAGGTACCCATGGCAAGTCCACCACCACCTCCATGGTGGCTGTGGTGCTCAGGGAAGCGGGCCTGGATCCATCCTTCGCCATCGGTGCCAATGTGCCTGCCCTCGGCGTCAACGCGGCGCACGGCACCTCGGATATCTTCGTTGCCGAGGCCGACGAATCGGACGGTTCCTTCCTCAATTACCGGCCCCTCATTGCCGTTGTCACCAACGTCGAGGCCGACCACCTCGACTACTACGGCACGCCTGAGGCCGTCTATGCCTCCTTCGACAGCTTCGTAGCCCTGCTGCCAACCTCTGGAGTCCTGTTCGCCTGCGCGGACGACGACGGCGCCTGTGCCCTCGCGGAGCGGACCCGCGCAGCGGACAATACCCGTGTGCTGAGCTATGGGACGGCAGCGGACGCCGACATCCGCCTGCACGATGGCGGTCCGGGTGATGTCTGGGTCTCCGCCGATGGACAGCGGCACCGCCTCGACCTTCAAGTCCCCGGCCGGCACAACGCCCTGAACGCGGCTGCAGCGTTCGGCGTCGCCGTCGAACTCGGCGTGGCACCTGAGGCTGCCGCGGCCGCCCTAGGCCACTTCACGGGAGCGTCGCGGCGATTTGAGTTCAAGGGGCAGGGGAGGGGCGTCCGGGTGTATGACGACTACGCCCACCACCCCACGGAGGTCCGGGCTGCTTTGTCGGCTGCCCGCTCGGTGGCAGGCGGTAACAAGGTGCACGTGCTCTTCCAGCCGCATCTGTTTTCGCGCACCCGCGAATTCGCCGAGCAGTTTGCAGAGGCGCTGGGGGAAGCGGATACCGCCCTTGTCCTGGACATCTACCCTGCGCGCGAGGACCCCATTCCCGGGGTCACGAGCACCTTGATCACGGAGCGCATGAAGAGCGGCAGGCTGGTGGCGGACGGGCAGGAGGCCTTGGATGCGGTTCTCTCCGCGGCCAGCGACGGCGACATTATCTTGACCGTCGGAGCCGGTGACGTGACGGCTTACGGGCCCCGAATCGTGGAGTTGTTGGATGGCTGA
- the murD gene encoding UDP-N-acetylmuramoyl-L-alanine--D-glutamate ligase, with translation MGGAAVSASPQTKPSANDRLRDLVSWDSDWKGLRVVVTGIGVSGFAAADTLIELGARVVVVDAATSAKALAQADTLKIVGAADVLLGEDAVKTLPLVDGEKAELVVTSPGWRPDQSLLAAAKRAHVPVWGDVELAWRVREREGRKTADWLTITGTNGKTTTVGMTEAMLQAAGLKAIAVGNVGTPILDALRDPVEYDAFAVELSSFQLHWSESLSPVASVCLNVAEDHVDWHGSYESYLADKAKIFEHTQKACIYNAEQIETERMVESADVVEGCRAIGFTTLTPAVSMLGVVEGLLVDRAFIEERRSSAEELASLADLGPAAPRHMVANALAAAALVRAYGVDSAAVREGLRNYLPGDHRIQPVAKLNGVLWINDSKATNPHAASAALSAFDSVVWIAGGLSKGVNYDELVKSNARRLKAVVLIGTDTADLEASLKRHAADVPVIGQPKGDTEMVQSADSAGAAPEPSPIFGDTVMAHAVASAASVAVPGDTVLMAPAAASMDQFSSYAHRGDAFIRAVRELVEGQAQTTEE, from the coding sequence ATGGGTGGTGCTGCTGTGAGCGCAAGTCCTCAAACCAAGCCTTCGGCCAATGACCGGCTCCGGGATCTCGTCAGTTGGGACTCGGACTGGAAGGGCCTTCGCGTTGTGGTGACGGGCATTGGCGTCTCGGGTTTCGCTGCCGCCGACACCTTGATCGAGCTGGGCGCGCGGGTGGTGGTGGTTGACGCCGCCACGAGCGCCAAGGCACTCGCCCAGGCGGACACCCTGAAGATCGTCGGCGCGGCCGACGTCCTCCTGGGCGAGGACGCCGTGAAAACACTGCCTTTGGTGGACGGCGAGAAGGCTGAACTCGTGGTGACGTCACCGGGCTGGCGGCCGGACCAGTCCCTCCTGGCAGCTGCCAAACGCGCCCATGTACCGGTGTGGGGCGACGTCGAACTCGCTTGGCGGGTGCGCGAACGCGAGGGCCGCAAGACGGCGGACTGGCTCACGATCACGGGTACAAACGGCAAGACCACCACGGTGGGCATGACCGAGGCCATGCTGCAGGCGGCGGGCCTCAAGGCGATTGCTGTCGGGAACGTCGGGACTCCAATCCTCGACGCCCTCCGGGACCCGGTGGAATACGATGCTTTTGCGGTTGAACTCTCCAGCTTCCAGCTGCATTGGAGTGAATCGCTCTCTCCTGTGGCCAGTGTGTGCCTCAATGTGGCAGAAGACCACGTTGACTGGCACGGCTCCTACGAGTCTTACCTCGCGGACAAGGCAAAGATCTTCGAGCATACGCAGAAGGCGTGTATCTACAACGCTGAGCAGATCGAGACCGAACGCATGGTGGAGAGCGCCGACGTCGTCGAGGGTTGCCGGGCGATCGGATTCACCACTTTGACGCCGGCGGTCAGCATGCTTGGCGTCGTCGAGGGGTTGCTCGTGGACCGTGCGTTCATTGAAGAACGCAGGAGCTCAGCCGAGGAACTTGCGTCCTTGGCGGACCTGGGGCCGGCTGCCCCGCGGCATATGGTCGCCAACGCCCTGGCTGCTGCCGCCCTGGTGCGCGCCTACGGCGTCGATTCCGCGGCAGTGCGCGAAGGACTGAGGAACTACCTCCCGGGAGATCACCGCATCCAGCCCGTGGCCAAGCTGAACGGCGTGCTTTGGATCAACGACTCCAAGGCCACCAATCCGCACGCGGCCTCGGCGGCCCTTTCCGCGTTCGATAGCGTCGTCTGGATCGCCGGCGGCTTGTCCAAGGGCGTCAACTATGACGAGCTGGTCAAAAGCAACGCGCGCAGGCTCAAGGCCGTGGTCCTGATCGGAACCGACACAGCGGATCTGGAAGCCTCCCTCAAGCGACACGCAGCGGATGTGCCTGTAATCGGGCAGCCCAAGGGCGACACTGAAATGGTGCAGTCCGCCGATTCAGCTGGTGCCGCCCCGGAACCGTCTCCGATCTTCGGCGACACCGTCATGGCCCATGCTGTCGCGTCGGCAGCAAGTGTCGCCGTGCCCGGCGACACTGTGTTGATGGCCCCGGCGGCTGCTTCCATGGACCAGTTCTCTTCCTACGCTCACCGTGGCGACGCTTTCATCCGGGCAGTTCGCGAGCTAGTGGAAGGCCAGGCACAGACCACCGAGGAGTAA
- the murG gene encoding undecaprenyldiphospho-muramoylpentapeptide beta-N-acetylglucosaminyltransferase translates to MNSQPKPLSVVLAGGGTAGHISPLLAIADALKSMRPDASILAVGTPNGMETRLVPAAGYELATIDRVPFPRKPSADLLKLPGKLAAAVKQAGRILDDAHADVLLGVGGYVCTPMYLAAWRRKIPIVIHEANTRPGLANRVGAMFTKHVGVAFPETRLRHARHVGMPMRKAIAGLDRAAGRADARQSLGLDAEQPALIVTGGSSGAQSINRTIAGAVAALAEAGVQTLHITGRGKAVKNDDGAPLAADGYHQVEYVDGMENVYAAADVLLARSGAATVSEVAAVGLPAVFVPLPIGNGEQAMNASALVKAGAALLVDDAALTADWLKAELIPLLTDQSRLDDMASKAKELGIRNADQRMADLVLEAVSE, encoded by the coding sequence ATGAATTCCCAGCCCAAGCCACTGTCCGTGGTCCTCGCCGGTGGCGGGACCGCAGGACACATCAGCCCGCTGCTCGCCATCGCCGACGCCCTCAAGTCGATGCGTCCGGATGCCAGCATCCTTGCCGTCGGCACGCCCAATGGTATGGAAACCCGGCTCGTTCCCGCCGCTGGCTATGAGCTGGCCACCATTGATCGGGTTCCGTTTCCCCGAAAGCCTTCCGCGGATCTGCTCAAATTGCCCGGCAAGCTCGCCGCCGCCGTCAAACAAGCCGGCCGCATACTCGACGACGCGCACGCCGACGTCCTGCTGGGCGTGGGCGGCTACGTTTGCACGCCGATGTATCTTGCGGCGTGGCGCCGGAAGATCCCCATCGTCATCCATGAGGCCAATACGCGCCCCGGACTCGCCAACCGGGTCGGGGCCATGTTCACCAAACATGTTGGCGTGGCTTTCCCGGAGACCCGGTTGCGGCATGCCCGTCACGTTGGCATGCCGATGCGCAAGGCCATCGCCGGCTTGGACCGGGCGGCTGGTCGCGCGGATGCCAGGCAATCGCTCGGCTTGGACGCCGAACAACCTGCGCTCATCGTGACGGGCGGCTCTTCCGGTGCCCAGAGCATCAACCGAACCATTGCCGGTGCAGTTGCCGCTTTGGCGGAAGCTGGAGTCCAAACACTGCACATCACCGGCCGTGGCAAGGCAGTCAAGAACGACGACGGCGCCCCACTCGCGGCCGATGGGTACCATCAGGTGGAATACGTGGACGGCATGGAAAACGTCTACGCAGCAGCGGACGTCCTCCTCGCGCGCTCCGGAGCGGCAACGGTCAGTGAGGTAGCCGCCGTCGGGCTCCCCGCGGTATTCGTTCCGCTGCCCATTGGAAACGGCGAGCAGGCCATGAACGCCTCCGCGTTGGTCAAGGCCGGTGCTGCCCTCTTGGTCGATGACGCGGCCCTGACCGCGGATTGGCTCAAAGCCGAGTTGATTCCTTTGCTCACTGATCAATCCCGCCTCGATGACATGGCCAGCAAGGCAAAGGAACTCGGCATTAGAAATGCTGATCAGCGGATGGCTGATCTTGTACTGGAAGCGGTATCCGAATGA
- the ftsW gene encoding putative lipid II flippase FtsW produces the protein MVSTPTRTGPGRTRAGKAAPAGRAAGDARPSLPSRIRSGIGGFWSTLEGSGKSRNGSTYYLILGASLALTAIGIIMVLSASSVEAIAAGESPYSIATKQGIFAGIGIVLMLVLSRVNVLWLKRFAWPAIVLAVALLVLVLVIGKRVLGNQNWIEIGGFTFQPSEYAKFALVLWMATVLSVKAKLLDRWTHALIPIVPVSFCIIGLIVAGHDLGTSLVVMLIMAAGLFFGGVNLKLFAGAGGVAAAAALILAFTSGNRMCRITSWMGQSCAGASDIGFQSEQGLNALASGGWLGVGLGQSRQKYQWIPEAHNDFIFAVIGEELGLVGTLVVLVLFALLAVAIYRVVSHQEDLFARVLGGSIMAWMLGQAAINMAMVAGLLPVIGVPLPFISYGGSALVMSLCGVGVVLSLARAQMTSASPSKRRGRPAKTARKRT, from the coding sequence ATGGTCAGCACGCCCACGCGCACCGGGCCCGGGCGGACCCGGGCCGGCAAGGCAGCTCCCGCCGGACGCGCGGCCGGCGATGCTCGGCCGTCGCTGCCGTCGCGCATTCGTTCTGGCATAGGCGGTTTCTGGTCAACGCTTGAGGGAAGCGGTAAATCGAGAAACGGGTCCACTTACTACCTGATTCTTGGCGCATCGCTTGCACTTACGGCTATCGGGATCATCATGGTCCTTTCGGCATCCAGTGTTGAAGCGATTGCGGCCGGCGAATCTCCCTACTCGATCGCCACCAAGCAAGGCATTTTCGCGGGTATCGGCATCGTCTTGATGTTGGTGCTTTCGCGGGTCAATGTCCTTTGGCTCAAGCGATTCGCGTGGCCAGCCATCGTTCTCGCGGTTGCCTTGTTGGTGCTCGTCCTGGTCATTGGCAAGCGGGTCTTGGGAAACCAAAACTGGATCGAGATCGGCGGCTTCACCTTCCAACCTTCGGAATACGCCAAGTTCGCACTGGTGCTCTGGATGGCCACCGTCCTTTCCGTCAAGGCAAAGCTTCTTGATAGGTGGACGCACGCACTGATCCCGATCGTCCCTGTCTCGTTCTGCATCATTGGACTGATCGTGGCGGGCCATGACCTCGGAACGTCGCTGGTGGTCATGCTCATCATGGCTGCCGGGTTGTTTTTCGGCGGCGTCAACCTGAAGCTCTTCGCCGGGGCAGGTGGCGTTGCCGCCGCCGCCGCGCTGATACTCGCGTTTACCAGCGGCAACCGGATGTGCCGGATCACTTCGTGGATGGGGCAGAGCTGTGCGGGAGCAAGCGACATCGGTTTCCAGAGCGAACAGGGGCTGAACGCCCTTGCTTCCGGGGGCTGGCTTGGCGTGGGGCTTGGTCAAAGCCGGCAGAAGTACCAGTGGATTCCCGAGGCCCACAATGACTTCATCTTCGCCGTCATCGGGGAGGAACTCGGCCTCGTGGGTACCTTGGTGGTACTGGTGCTTTTCGCACTGCTCGCTGTGGCCATCTATCGCGTGGTCAGCCATCAGGAAGACCTTTTCGCCCGGGTGTTGGGCGGCTCGATCATGGCGTGGATGCTCGGGCAAGCGGCCATCAACATGGCCATGGTGGCCGGTCTACTGCCCGTGATCGGCGTTCCGCTGCCTTTCATCTCCTACGGCGGTTCAGCACTGGTGATGTCCCTATGCGGCGTGGGCGTAGTGTTGTCTTTGGCCCGCGCCCAAATGACTTCTGCCAGCCCTTCCAAACGGCGCGGGCGGCCTGCGAAAACTGCACGAAAGCGTACATAG